The sequence TTTTAGATCACTCGACACTCtaaaactaaaagaaaaaaaaaaaaaacccacaagatGCACGGGTTTGAAATTCTGACCAGCTTTCCACTAAATACTAGTAGCAGCATTGCTCAACACCATGGCACATCCTATTATACTAGTACATAAAATTAGatgagatgatgatgttgtaggcctatagggGAACGTGGGGCAGGATGGGGAACATTTCACTAAATGTGCTTTATTTCAAATACTACGTCACAAACTACCACATGAAACAGGATTTACAAAGATTGTGTAAGGCAACACTATCACACGTATCATCTTAATTGCCTACTTTTATTTTTACGTAATAGCCATCTCAAAATAGCCAAATCTGTCCCATCCTGCCCCACATAGTACGTGGGGCACGATGGGACAAACAATGGAGACGCATATTAATTCCGTGTTCCACGTGAAACGGTCgctctttcttttgtaattccggaccattctgaaactgaaaaaaaaatgaataaagcaTATACATTAACCACATCAAATATGATGGGGCAAGATGGGACACCCGCCCATCCTGCCCCGAGGTGGATGTCCCATCCTGCCccagcatgcacacacacactacacttCTAAGCTCTATGCAATTTACAGTCTGactatattttgtgaaataaacttGATGTTTAATAATAAGTACATACTATAAAAACCACACGATATCAACGTTCTACCTTTCTTCATCTATGCCAGGGATACTATACATTTCTTAACTGCAGAAATTCTGCCGTCATCAATTTTTGCGTTTGTCCACCAAAGCTCAAGAGAATCTCAGCTTCACAGAGCGTAAAGATGGCTTCCTGACAGCGTGCTTTTTATCAGTCTGCCCCGTGTCCCATCTTGCCCCATGTTCCCCTATTAACTACGTCTCGCGATCCCAACTTGCATTTACAAAAGCTGTTCTgatggtattaaaaaaaagaatacaataacAAGAAGTATCTGCTGTGTCATTACAATAACAAGTATCTGCTGTGTCACTGTATTCTTTTTAATGGCAGAACTAGCCTTTGCTACATAATACACTTAGTACcgaaacattctttttttttttatgaccacAGTTCCTTTTTTCACACTCCAGTGTGAAACTGTAAGGTGATATACTGCATCATCGACGTATCTCTTTTAGGTTCATGTTCATGTTTATTTGGCAAAACAAATCCCACTACTTGTTTTTATTCCATTCTATTGCGAGGTCTTTGCTGTGCTCATAAGGTTTGTTCATTTTACAGGATGTTTGTCCCATTTTCGCGAGCTCGTCATAGAAAAAGGATTGAAACCATGCATCCCTCATCTCATAATTTGCTTTTCAAACTATAATGTAAGATGAGGGAatcaaattattcaaatttcCAATTTGGATTTCAGGAAAGGCATACTACCACTCACGCTGTATTGCACTTTGTTGATAAAATGTCACAATTGAACATATATGGAGTCAAAGGATCCCTTTTAAGCcctcttttatttgttttatttataaATGATTTTCAATATTCTTCTGATGTactttcctttattttgtttgcagATGACTCTACAGTATTTTTAAAATCCAGAAGTTCTTTTGCAGACAGTTACTTTAAAATTGCGTAATATTACTTCGTGGATTCGCGCTATCAAATTATctttaaacttaaaaaaaaaaaaaaaaactcattttagtAATACAATTACGACTGGAATTCTTTATAGATTCGAGCATTACCTGTGCTGTCAGTATATCTGTCTTTATGCGTAAACTGAACGGGGTGctgttcgtttttccgaaggttcgctattccgccaaggttcgttattccgaaggttcgttaatccgaaacacacaaattccctactaggttcgttaatcagaaaatgaaaaagggttcgttaatccgaacatttgtggtgttattctgaaggttcgctattccgaagatttgttaatccgaaaatgaaattcggaataacgaaccttcggaataacgaatcttcggactgaagagccttcggaataacgagctgtaaccaactGAAGTTATACTTTAAGTAATTACTCGCTTGACTCGTAAACTTACACTCTAAATTGCTGTGTTACCTTTTTTAATTATGGTATTCTAAAcagttcattattttgttgctGCATAACCTTTGTTTAGAGAACTGCGGACTTTCTTTTGTCTTCTCAGTCGTAGCCaacttatccccccccccttgttgtTTTGTGAATTACGCATCATTCATTTACTTGCTtttgttccttctttttttttttgctctataacggtgtttgttttatgttatgtcCCTTTTgtaaatagtttttttttctctatctataCCCCCTTGCTTGTTATAGTTATAtagttgttggtgtttttttttagaaactCTTGTATTTAATTAGTTGTTTAACACACTATGAGGACCCCTAATttcacaagctctgcttttctATATAGGGTCTCCtagtctttcttcttttttctgcttTAACCAGTGTATTCTATTATATTTGTATGCTTATTATCTCTTGTTAGTTGACACATTCAATGTATAATATATTGTAACGAAGgaaaaacttgaaacttgaaacttgaacttgaaacaaTATGTACCAGTATAGCAAGCTTGAGCTCCACCATACTTATGAATGCGAATATAAATCAGTGGCTATCTTCAGTTCGCCTCAGCGTCGAAAATGAGGTAATCGATCTGTGTGTTTGAATCTACTGGATGCTCTTTGGCGATCAAACATGTCAAAGGGGCTGCTCTGTCAAGCGAGTCGTTACGCAGTGAGTCAACGGGCTTCTATGGCCGGTTGCTGCGCGAGAATCTGTCTGTGCGACCATGGTGCGACCATGGTGCGACCGGTGCGACGCAGCCTTTGCCCTACATTAGCAGACACttttatgcatacacacatacacacaacacacgcacacacacaaatctacGGTTTGTCGTCACGCCTCCTGACGACGACGAGCGGCTAAGGGTAAATCCTTCCTCTCCGTGCAATGCGATTTTACGTGGCATTCACATGCTAAACTACTAGTATACACTGCAATCGTTCGTGGTTGGTGTTCTGTTCACAGAAGCAAACGCTGCCATCATCACCATACACATCACATAACCCGTTATATACCGGCACCACCGGCGGCGGCAGAGAAGCGTGTATCGCAACCGACGTGCGGAACGAGGAGGGCTGGACATAAAGTCAGTGGTTGCCGACCGATAAAGATACCAGAAGATAGGTGGCTAAacacttttgtttcttttctttttttcgtgaGGAAGGAGAGGGGCGAAGGCATGATATCGTCATCGTACTAAATGTTGTTTTATCAGTTCCTCGTATCGTGTTACAACCGCTATTGATGACTCTCACTGACAAAATGTCGATTCCGCAGTGGAGAATTGCTCTGCGGCAAAAGCAGCAACgcaagaaggaggaggaaaaacGAAGgcagagagaggaggaggagaggcgGTTAGCCGCTCTACCAGCATGGAAAAGGCACGCCGAACAACCCAaaactgttattattattgacaAAAACAAGGTCGCTAATGAAGTCAACCTATCTTCATCTGCCGGCTCGCCGGCGCAGAAAGATTCACAATCGTCGGCGGGTAAGCAGCCGCAGACACTCGCCAACGGCTCCGCCCCAAGTGCaagcagtggtggtggtggtgagtCATTATTGGCAAGCCACGGAAAGGTTGGCCAAGACGAGACCGACAGCTCCCGTAAATCTGCTGGAGGCAAGGCTGCCGAACCTAGTGGTGTTTCGGAGGAACATTGCACTCCTGTCCAAGATAATCCTTTCCTGAAATTggagaggaagaaaaggaaagcCCCACCTCCCCCGAAAGGTGGATCACAGATTAGTGTAATAGCATCAAATGTATCTGGTGGTAGTGTTTCTGGGGTTGCATTAGCAGGTGAAAAGTCAGCCTCAACAAGCACAAGTAAAAAGACTGTGGCAACAGCAGCACCTGcctcatcaatatcatcaaaaGACAGTGTATCATCAGTACCACAATCCAGTAATAAGACAAACAAAAGTGGACCATCTGCAGGGAAGCAGTCCCAGATCAGTACTACTAATGGAAATGTGAAACAGTCTGCGCGTGCTgagcaaaaagaaaatcttCAGAGTGATGTGCCAAAATCTAAACCTGAGGCTCCGACAAAAGTTGTAAGTGATTCAGCAACCAGCTCATCCAAAGACACCGCAAAAGCCAGAGCAGATGCTGCACAAAGTGAAAGCCATAAGACATCAGAAACTGCAAGCAGTGGTGTGTCAAAACAGAGCAAAGATGCTCAAAAGAGGACAAGTATATCTGAACTGCGAACCTTGTTTGGCAGCCCTGCGACAAGTAAACCTCAGGCCCCATCGGTGAGTCAAGCTTCCCAACAAAATTCTGGAAGTTCTAGTGGAAGTGCAAAGCCTTCAGATAGCAAACCAAATCAGACCCAGCCAACGTCTGCTAATGCAAAGATACCTTCAGTCACTCCTGCTGTAGTAGGAGGGTCAAAACAAACCAACTCAAGCAGTCAGCAAAGTCCTGAACAGACATCAGTTAAGGTTGCAGAGCAGAAAAAGAATGACACAAACAGTAAGACATTTGTTGACAACAAGCAAGAGAAGGCATCGtcaaaagcaaaagagagagaaagggaaaatgcCAAGAGTAGAGTGTCTAGCGAAAGCAAAAGTCTTCCAAGTGCTGGGAAGGGCTCTCCCCAGCGACAAAAGCCTTCATCCGATCTTTCTGCAAGTGCAATCATTAGTCTGACCAACGAGGGTCCGTTACAGAAGCGCCGAGGAGAGCTGGTGAGGTCATCGTCCATCCTGGATGAGGACGAGGTTATTGAGCTGACGCTCGAAACCCCTGTTTCTCCACGTCGGGGGAGACTAAACAAGGATTCTAGTAAAGAGGAAGTTGAGAAGGGGAGCGCTGAGGTGAGCCAAGGAGAACAGCAGCCCTCAAAGAGGCGGGCACCTGTTGCACCAGCAACGGTCAATGGTTCA comes from Diadema setosum chromosome 17, eeDiaSeto1, whole genome shotgun sequence and encodes:
- the LOC140240886 gene encoding uncharacterized protein, whose protein sequence is MTLTDKMSIPQWRIALRQKQQRKKEEEKRRQREEEERRLAALPAWKRHAEQPKTVIIIDKNKVANEVNLSSSAGSPAQKDSQSSAGKQPQTLANGSAPSASSGGGGESLLASHGKVGQDETDSSRKSAGGKAAEPSGVSEEHCTPVQDNPFLKLERKKRKAPPPPKGGSQISVIASNVSGGSVSGVALAGEKSASTSTSKKTVATAAPASSISSKDSVSSVPQSSNKTNKSGPSAGKQSQISTTNGNVKQSARAEQKENLQSDVPKSKPEAPTKVVSDSATSSSKDTAKARADAAQSESHKTSETASSGVSKQSKDAQKRTSISELRTLFGSPATSKPQAPSVSQASQQNSGSSSGSAKPSDSKPNQTQPTSANAKIPSVTPAVVGGSKQTNSSSQQSPEQTSVKVAEQKKNDTNSKTFVDNKQEKASSKAKERERENAKSRVSSESKSLPSAGKGSPQRQKPSSDLSASAIISLTNEGPLQKRRGELVRSSSILDEDEVIELTLETPVSPRRGRLNKDSSKEEVEKGSAEVSQGEQQPSKRRAPVAPATVNGSTSSTASVKSDDGKPPTENVTPSAVRKSEVQNEIEYPTNFRDPKYVPSSKQKDVPSSNKRESSVPVVTSKEKLPASKLIANAGPSPVGVAEQTSFKGGETSFKGEKTSFKEETKFKGEETDSGNSTGVAKPSSGNQARSVKTVVKTSDAVKDKEKKSDKPSPAAGDQNAIPYPHQFRNFGSQQTSSKSKDEGLKDIIKPSDMRKASSSSTSSDSNKGKGDSDSGGVTASPFGSIKLRPTKSKDAGSGISVIAVQDNKPKEKVTSAGNANPSRLIAVGGATKSEDKKKNVKKFEKVDMIGYNSPSGKPSALKKGSKSSKKQVKFDSKEEDVFEYLSEGAYIKDYDENHTKDEAKEEEAKRTSPTMNNGLNNGTISDESDDEDSPSGLKNNTAVKSGGLHNYSASPLSATDLLLGRGRPEEPKEPSKPALQPEPEADPESDSRPLMDGDIFSSAGTAALLF